Proteins encoded in a region of the Spirochaeta lutea genome:
- a CDS encoding bifunctional metallophosphatase/5'-nucleotidase produces MKRNYLMRAGVLAALVLFLAMPIVGQAAEITIFHFNDTHSRVEEGPYDGMGLAKLSAFIKAERSNNENVLVFDAGDTFHGQTIATLVQGESIARIMNGIGVDAMAPGNHDFNYGQARLLELDEETDYPILAANVLKNGAPILTPYTFFDVADLRIAVFGIATPETTYKTHPDNVRGLDFLDPVDAAKELVPQLREQADVVIGIVHLGVDPDSFHTSTRLAKEVPGIDLLIDGHSHTTLEEGLWEGETLIVQAGEYDKNLGKVTLRVQGSTTNLTASIITKEEAEGITPDPAVTAIISEVKESIEAMTSEVIGSTRVTLNGERGDVRAGETNLGNLITDAVLDATGADIVITNGGGIRASIPQGQITVGDVITVLPFGNYIITKEIAGADILAALEHGIDSYPETKGAFPHVAGIEVVFDGTAQPGNRLISVTLDGQPLDPEETYVLATNDFMAAGGDEYTMFTQAPVVGNFDGLDEILIEYIQKTGSVAPQVDGRMKTGSR; encoded by the coding sequence ATGAAACGTAACTATCTCATGAGAGCCGGCGTACTTGCTGCGCTGGTATTGTTCCTGGCTATGCCCATCGTTGGACAAGCCGCGGAGATCACCATTTTCCATTTCAACGATACCCATTCCCGGGTAGAGGAAGGCCCCTACGATGGTATGGGACTCGCGAAGCTTTCAGCCTTCATTAAGGCGGAGCGCAGCAACAATGAAAACGTCCTGGTTTTTGACGCCGGAGATACCTTTCACGGCCAGACCATTGCCACCCTGGTTCAAGGCGAAAGCATTGCCCGGATTATGAACGGCATCGGCGTGGATGCTATGGCGCCGGGTAACCACGACTTTAATTACGGCCAGGCACGGCTATTGGAGCTTGACGAGGAAACCGATTACCCAATCCTGGCGGCAAACGTTCTAAAAAACGGCGCCCCCATCCTGACACCCTATACATTCTTCGATGTTGCGGATCTGCGTATTGCCGTTTTTGGGATTGCAACCCCGGAAACCACCTACAAAACCCATCCCGACAACGTTCGGGGCCTGGACTTCCTTGATCCCGTCGATGCAGCCAAGGAACTCGTACCCCAGCTTCGGGAACAGGCAGATGTGGTCATCGGCATCGTGCATCTGGGAGTTGATCCTGATTCATTCCACACCAGTACCCGGCTTGCGAAAGAGGTTCCCGGCATCGATCTGCTCATCGACGGCCACAGCCACACAACCCTCGAAGAAGGCCTCTGGGAGGGCGAGACCCTCATCGTCCAAGCCGGAGAATACGATAAAAATCTCGGAAAGGTTACCCTCCGGGTACAGGGCAGCACCACCAATCTAACCGCCTCCATCATTACTAAGGAGGAAGCCGAGGGAATAACCCCCGACCCGGCGGTTACCGCCATAATCTCCGAGGTGAAAGAATCCATTGAGGCCATGACCAGCGAGGTAATCGGATCCACCCGGGTAACCCTCAACGGGGAACGCGGGGACGTCAGGGCCGGAGAAACCAACCTCGGAAACCTCATTACCGATGCGGTCCTGGATGCCACCGGAGCTGATATCGTTATTACCAACGGAGGGGGAATCCGGGCAAGCATCCCCCAGGGACAGATTACCGTGGGGGATGTAATAACCGTCCTACCCTTCGGCAACTACATCATTACTAAGGAAATTGCCGGAGCCGACATCCTTGCAGCCCTGGAACATGGCATCGACAGCTACCCCGAAACAAAGGGCGCATTTCCCCATGTCGCGGGTATAGAGGTAGTATTCGACGGTACCGCCCAACCGGGAAACCGATTGATCTCCGTTACCCTGGACGGTCAGCCCCTGGATCCTGAAGAAACCTACGTCTTAGCCACCAATGATTTTATGGCGGCAGGGGGAGATGAATACACCATGTTCACCCAAGCCCCGGTGGTGGGAAACTTTGACGGCCTGGATGAAATACTCATTGAATACATCCAAAAAACCGGCAGCGTTGCTCCCCAGGTGGACGGGCGCATGAAGACGGGATCCCGGTAA
- a CDS encoding LDCC motif putative metal-binding protein, whose protein sequence is MYIKKRINRSLENMAKENKRQFGNGRLDCCDLQKKSEKQL, encoded by the coding sequence ATGTACATAAAAAAAAGAATTAACCGATCCTTAGAAAACATGGCCAAAGAAAACAAACGGCAATTCGGTAATGGGCGATTAGATTGCTGTGATCTCCAAAAAAAATCTGAGAAACAGTTGTAA
- the lgt gene encoding prolipoprotein diacylglyceryl transferase: protein MSPRIIHIGPVSIPLLGLFIIIGILTSIGLLSYDADKKKLDKDLIYDSITKILIFGIIGARVYYILIFNLKPYIENPLSIFFVWQGGLSIQGGILGGIIGGVITFRKDAIGFWKMADFLAPGVILAQAVARIGCDVFGNPIESPLPWGVVVDGIHVHPVQMYESLLNYLLFFILWISRERIRFQGQLFLSYTIGFSLNRFIVEFFRTNPMILPPLTVAHITSIGFIILAGIIWMVLGNQEKFQIQHTKVNRINTIIPLLTTIISIAVSTFIYYRIYWS, encoded by the coding sequence ATGTCGCCAAGAATAATACATATCGGGCCCGTAAGCATCCCACTCCTCGGACTTTTTATCATCATAGGAATTCTGACCAGTATAGGTCTCCTCTCCTATGACGCGGACAAGAAAAAACTAGACAAAGATTTGATATATGATAGCATCACAAAAATATTGATTTTTGGGATCATTGGTGCACGAGTTTATTACATTTTAATCTTCAATTTAAAACCATATATCGAAAACCCCCTGAGTATATTTTTTGTATGGCAGGGGGGATTATCAATCCAGGGAGGCATTCTCGGGGGCATCATAGGGGGTGTAATCACATTTAGAAAAGACGCTATCGGCTTCTGGAAAATGGCGGATTTTCTCGCCCCAGGAGTAATTCTCGCCCAAGCAGTGGCACGAATCGGCTGTGACGTTTTTGGCAATCCTATTGAAAGTCCACTTCCATGGGGAGTCGTTGTCGATGGTATCCATGTTCATCCTGTACAAATGTATGAGTCACTACTCAATTACCTTTTATTCTTCATACTTTGGATTAGCAGAGAAAGAATACGGTTTCAAGGTCAACTTTTCCTTTCATACACCATCGGTTTCTCATTAAACCGATTCATTGTAGAGTTCTTCAGAACGAACCCAATGATACTTCCACCCCTCACAGTTGCGCATATAACAAGCATAGGATTTATTATTCTTGCAGGCATTATTTGGATGGTATTGGGGAACCAGGAAAAATTCCAAATACAACACACCAAAGTAAATCGAATTAACACCATAATCCCTCTGCTCACAACCATCATATCAATTGCCGTTTCAACCTTTATTTACTATAGGATTTACTGGTCATAA
- the lnt gene encoding apolipoprotein N-acyltransferase, producing the protein MALSSAIIVPLSQANEIWWYGNPALGLIAYVPLYIATISSKSLRESAGLGALFGAVSTILSYFWLANFGEFSLWTIGGVTVVYTTYNGVLNTVLGLVLKTFLKQRPLIFGIFWTGYELVKSIGFLGFPWGLAAYPFSDFLPLVQIADITGVYGISFIVLYLNAFIAEVLMLCFRNRVHPTPITYKILVLHLVFITGLLTIYIIYGYNRLAYNAEITNELDVLMVQQNSDAWVADNQNETLSLLQRLTQENTAQNNPDLVVWSESSLRNPYQDTWVTYYDTNPTGYPFNSFLSDIDVPLLTGAPYTKNNKSYNSTILFDRKGNPVDHYSKQQLVPFAERVPFWNLQIVRDFYKDVLGLVAIWSPGDRQTVFQVEGKNGPVRFATPICFEDSFSGITQIFSKQNVDLFINLTNDAWSKTNSAQLQHFISSKFRTIETRTTMIRSTNAGVTGVIDPWGKTLVTLPMFTAQALRTTVPIYNWRNSPTIYTQIGNSFGWLLVGIALILLAFSLLPQHLCRGFYKRITDRHNMATP; encoded by the coding sequence ATGGCTCTGAGTTCAGCAATCATAGTCCCTTTATCACAAGCGAATGAGATTTGGTGGTATGGTAACCCGGCTTTAGGCTTGATTGCATATGTCCCCCTTTACATCGCCACTATTTCATCCAAATCATTGAGAGAATCGGCGGGATTGGGAGCCTTGTTTGGGGCCGTATCAACGATACTATCCTACTTCTGGCTTGCTAACTTTGGAGAATTCAGCCTTTGGACTATTGGTGGGGTAACTGTAGTGTACACTACCTATAATGGGGTGCTTAATACAGTCTTAGGGCTCGTTCTGAAAACCTTCCTAAAACAGAGACCACTGATTTTCGGGATATTCTGGACTGGGTACGAATTAGTAAAAAGTATTGGGTTTTTAGGGTTTCCCTGGGGCCTTGCAGCATATCCATTTTCTGATTTTTTACCCCTAGTACAAATTGCAGACATCACCGGTGTGTACGGTATAAGTTTTATTGTTCTGTATCTAAATGCTTTCATTGCTGAGGTGTTGATGCTCTGCTTCAGAAATCGGGTTCATCCTACTCCGATAACTTACAAGATTCTGGTTTTACATTTGGTATTTATTACTGGACTGCTTACAATATATATTATCTACGGGTACAACAGACTCGCATATAATGCAGAGATTACAAACGAGCTTGATGTCCTAATGGTACAGCAAAACAGTGATGCTTGGGTTGCGGATAACCAAAACGAAACCCTTTCACTTCTCCAGAGATTAACCCAGGAGAATACTGCCCAAAACAACCCGGATCTTGTTGTATGGAGTGAATCCTCATTACGTAATCCATATCAGGATACATGGGTGACATACTATGATACGAATCCGACAGGGTATCCGTTTAATAGCTTCCTATCCGACATAGACGTGCCCCTTCTCACCGGAGCACCTTATACAAAAAATAATAAATCTTATAATTCAACAATTCTCTTTGACCGAAAAGGTAACCCCGTAGATCATTACAGTAAACAGCAGCTAGTCCCGTTTGCAGAGAGAGTTCCTTTCTGGAACCTGCAAATTGTCAGAGATTTTTATAAGGATGTACTCGGGTTGGTTGCTATTTGGTCCCCGGGGGACAGGCAGACAGTATTCCAGGTAGAAGGTAAAAACGGACCAGTTCGATTCGCAACACCAATCTGCTTTGAAGACTCATTTTCAGGAATAACGCAGATTTTTTCAAAGCAGAATGTCGATCTTTTTATTAACCTAACCAATGATGCATGGTCAAAAACAAATTCAGCCCAGTTGCAACATTTCATTTCCTCCAAGTTTCGCACAATTGAGACACGAACCACCATGATCCGCTCAACGAACGCTGGTGTAACTGGTGTTATTGATCCCTGGGGAAAAACCCTAGTAACATTGCCGATGTTTACCGCCCAGGCATTACGAACAACGGTTCCAATCTATAACTGGAGGAACAGTCCAACAATATATACCCAAATAGGAAACAGTTTTGGGTGGCTACTTGTAGGAATTGCCCTCATTCTATTAGCATTCAGTCTATTACCACAACATCTTTGTCGAGGGTTTTACAAACGGATCACTGACAGACACAATATGGCCACTCCATGA
- a CDS encoding efflux RND transporter permease subunit, with protein METISQKYTYFLERHKRILLLAIAIITVVFAAFALTTTIDMGMYNLLPERDPIVQSFKETSRNFGGFDSLIITVSGGSNTIQQHSAEKIAEMLGNLPSMIRAVDYRLPVEFFTKRGLLYLEEKDLDTFINAATQTLSSESEQTVLSFLAQLNTGNLMQMKLSSISDNPLVFQNGYYYTPDSSTLLIIARPTNPNHDMVFFKNLIQQVNKDLQPIQTQFPDLTITVSGMPKMMEEQQSYLNDRILLVTILALIGIILLFTFMFHRLSSALLAAIPVIIAIIWTIGINEIVIGQLNLVTSIFSAILLGLGIDFSIHFISHFFLLIDKGYSKSQAVTRVIEKVGRGLTSGALTTTIAFFLLMSSDFKGLSELGFIAGIGIMISFLLTMVLLPIFLLQLNAVKKSSNNGGVEFSSHASTVLLKMKIPILLGFIAILILPFFIDFELQFNYNAFSLLPAIPSVERQEKLIADTGMSFDFSIVAAESISEARKQYEALSDLSIASYIDSPTAYIPTLQTEKIKKIKDLLIVVESKLDNLTLEQFSNDQQSQILDYYQYLKQTVDNGPIGFEDLPAVIQDKYQGSDGSIATFVYGNLNMWEKEQMEVVIQGLKSITNNTSGTPFMWYTIVDYIREDLISSSLLVLIAMIVIVSIDFKRPSRIALVLIPVVTGFGLLLGFISLMGIKFNAANIAAFPIILGIAIDDGIHMIRSFIEEKSTSITPMLQKSGKAVLTTSLTTMIGFGSLYFVGDPLVSGLGVLLFFGSLFSLIASLTLLPIMTHLLRNQVLKA; from the coding sequence ATGGAAACTATCAGTCAGAAATACACCTATTTCCTTGAAAGACACAAACGAATTCTTCTACTCGCTATTGCCATTATTACAGTGGTATTTGCAGCCTTTGCCCTCACTACTACTATTGATATGGGAATGTATAATCTGCTACCCGAAAGAGATCCGATAGTGCAGAGTTTCAAGGAAACATCTCGGAATTTTGGAGGTTTCGACAGCCTAATTATTACAGTGTCTGGCGGCAGTAACACAATCCAGCAACATTCTGCTGAAAAAATCGCAGAGATGCTCGGGAACCTGCCAAGCATGATCAGAGCTGTTGATTACCGTTTGCCCGTTGAATTTTTTACCAAGCGAGGCTTGTTGTATCTTGAAGAAAAAGATCTCGACACGTTTATTAACGCAGCTACCCAGACTCTTTCCTCTGAATCTGAACAGACAGTACTATCCTTTCTCGCTCAATTAAACACAGGAAACCTGATGCAAATGAAGCTCTCGTCAATCTCGGACAACCCTCTTGTATTTCAAAACGGATATTACTATACACCGGATAGTTCAACACTTTTAATCATTGCCCGGCCAACAAACCCTAATCATGATATGGTCTTTTTCAAGAACCTTATTCAACAGGTAAACAAAGATCTTCAACCTATCCAAACACAGTTTCCGGACCTAACAATAACCGTTAGCGGAATGCCGAAGATGATGGAGGAACAGCAAAGCTATCTCAATGACCGTATTCTATTGGTTACTATTCTCGCTTTGATAGGAATCATCCTTCTTTTTACCTTCATGTTTCACAGACTCTCTTCAGCCTTATTGGCAGCCATTCCCGTAATAATCGCCATTATATGGACAATCGGAATAAACGAGATTGTTATAGGACAATTAAACCTTGTTACAAGCATCTTTTCAGCAATACTTCTTGGTTTGGGAATTGATTTTTCTATTCACTTCATATCTCATTTTTTTCTACTCATTGACAAGGGCTATAGCAAAAGTCAAGCAGTTACCCGAGTAATAGAGAAGGTAGGTAGAGGTCTGACATCAGGGGCACTAACAACCACTATAGCCTTTTTCCTTCTTATGTCTTCGGACTTCAAGGGCTTATCCGAACTAGGTTTCATTGCTGGTATAGGAATAATGATAAGTTTTTTACTTACGATGGTTCTGCTTCCCATTTTTCTTTTGCAACTTAATGCTGTAAAGAAATCCTCTAACAATGGGGGGGTAGAGTTCTCAAGCCACGCGAGTACGGTACTGCTCAAAATGAAGATACCCATTTTATTGGGCTTTATAGCTATCCTAATTCTACCATTTTTCATAGATTTCGAACTGCAGTTTAATTACAACGCATTCTCATTGCTCCCGGCCATTCCTTCTGTTGAACGCCAGGAAAAACTGATAGCAGATACAGGGATGTCATTTGATTTTAGTATTGTAGCTGCAGAGTCAATATCTGAGGCCCGAAAACAATATGAAGCCTTATCAGACCTATCAATTGCATCCTATATCGATTCACCTACGGCTTACATACCCACTCTCCAGACTGAAAAAATCAAGAAAATTAAGGATCTTTTGATTGTGGTGGAGTCTAAGCTGGACAATCTCACCCTTGAACAGTTTTCTAACGACCAGCAATCACAGATTTTAGACTACTACCAATATTTAAAACAGACCGTTGATAATGGGCCCATCGGTTTTGAAGATCTACCAGCAGTAATTCAAGACAAATACCAGGGTTCCGATGGAAGCATTGCGACATTCGTATATGGCAATCTAAATATGTGGGAAAAGGAACAGATGGAGGTTGTAATACAAGGACTAAAAAGCATAACAAATAATACCTCGGGCACTCCATTTATGTGGTATACAATCGTGGATTATATTCGAGAGGATCTCATCTCAAGCTCACTGCTGGTTCTTATTGCCATGATAGTCATTGTATCTATAGATTTTAAAAGGCCCTCACGCATTGCACTTGTGCTCATTCCTGTCGTAACTGGGTTTGGTTTACTTCTTGGATTTATATCCTTGATGGGGATCAAGTTTAATGCGGCAAACATAGCCGCTTTTCCCATTATACTAGGGATAGCAATTGACGATGGGATTCACATGATCCGTAGCTTTATAGAGGAGAAAAGCACATCCATTACCCCGATGCTACAAAAATCCGGAAAGGCTGTGTTGACTACATCCCTTACAACCATGATCGGATTCGGTAGTTTGTATTTTGTAGGGGACCCGTTAGTATCTGGTTTAGGGGTTCTCCTATTCTTTGGTTCTTTATTCAGCCTTATTGCAAGTCTGACCCTGCTTCCAATAATGACCCATCTTCTGAGAAACCAGGTGTTAAAAGCATAG
- the mrdA gene encoding penicillin-binding protein 2: protein MVLRKSETSKKTIQLNIGRRYTILSAIMGIVIFIYIIKLLSLQVVDAFLYSEQAKRITQRTSIIEGLRGEIWDRDRKIRLATNIPGYTIRLRLLNNPRDSSLFLDELAEILGSDVQELSDRIASGKKAGLNLINLRTDIDLSMVTQIAERIEAFPGVEWIENSVRSYPQGASLAHVLGYTGKIDDRELQLLYNQGYSSESVIGKSGIENEYDMDLRGSSGMSKVTVDALGRPVSSRDVIKKPINGNAIVLTIDMTIQKLIEAALGRRNGAIVVMDPSNGEILGMASYPDFNPNIFSTILTPQDETGIFNGADAPLLNRAIQSAVGPASTFKVVLSAAMLEEKVFDPFQEIEDPGYIIVGNQMFRDHVPDGHGRVDWLKALAESCNTYFYLLGKDYLGHEQITKYSRLFGLGSRTGIDLPGEITGLVPDPGWKQSLYSEGWTIGDTVNLSIGQGYLATTPLQMAILTSAIVNNGIIYKPHVVKEVRNAVSNRIEKEITPEVVRTLDIDPLVFSQLRQGLRYAITDGTPTSVITTDALQVAGKTGTGETGDEDRKHSWFISFGPTDPQPGEQQYVVVVWIDASNPWEWWAPKAANIIWHGIATGQNYEESVIDLQPLWYLPVNSAMLLTPGFSEDGSLLEAGSDLQ from the coding sequence ATGGTATTAAGAAAAAGTGAGACCTCAAAGAAAACGATCCAACTTAATATTGGTAGGCGCTATACCATCCTATCGGCAATAATGGGGATAGTCATATTTATATATATTATAAAATTATTGTCTCTTCAGGTTGTCGACGCTTTCCTCTACTCCGAACAGGCTAAACGGATAACTCAGAGGACTTCGATAATTGAGGGTCTGAGGGGAGAAATATGGGATAGGGATAGAAAGATTCGGCTAGCAACCAATATTCCCGGTTACACAATCAGATTGAGGTTATTGAATAACCCCAGAGATTCATCCCTTTTTCTTGATGAGCTGGCGGAAATATTAGGATCAGATGTACAGGAATTATCCGACAGAATAGCCTCCGGAAAAAAAGCAGGCCTTAATCTGATCAACCTTCGGACAGATATTGATTTATCTATGGTAACCCAGATCGCCGAACGAATCGAAGCATTTCCAGGAGTTGAATGGATCGAGAATTCTGTTCGCTCGTATCCTCAGGGGGCGAGTCTTGCGCATGTACTTGGTTATACTGGAAAGATCGATGATAGGGAGCTTCAGTTACTTTATAACCAGGGTTATTCTTCTGAATCGGTTATTGGTAAGTCTGGCATAGAGAATGAATATGACATGGATTTGCGTGGTTCCTCGGGGATGAGCAAGGTGACTGTTGATGCATTGGGTCGACCAGTTAGCTCACGAGATGTAATTAAAAAACCTATCAATGGGAATGCAATTGTCTTGACCATTGATATGACCATTCAAAAATTGATTGAAGCCGCATTAGGCAGGAGAAATGGTGCTATTGTGGTAATGGATCCCTCAAATGGAGAAATTCTGGGGATGGCAAGCTACCCGGATTTTAATCCAAACATTTTTTCCACAATATTAACCCCACAGGATGAAACGGGTATTTTTAATGGTGCTGATGCCCCACTACTTAACCGGGCTATTCAGTCTGCTGTTGGTCCCGCCTCAACCTTCAAGGTAGTCCTGAGTGCTGCAATGTTGGAGGAAAAGGTATTTGATCCATTCCAAGAGATTGAGGATCCCGGCTATATCATCGTTGGAAACCAGATGTTCCGAGACCATGTCCCTGATGGGCATGGACGGGTGGATTGGCTAAAGGCCCTGGCTGAATCATGCAACACTTATTTCTATCTACTTGGCAAAGACTATCTTGGGCATGAACAGATTACTAAATATTCAAGGCTATTCGGGTTAGGCTCACGAACCGGTATTGATCTACCCGGAGAGATCACCGGGCTGGTACCTGATCCAGGATGGAAGCAATCTCTCTACTCTGAAGGCTGGACAATAGGCGATACGGTGAATTTATCCATCGGACAAGGCTATCTGGCAACAACTCCACTCCAAATGGCAATCTTAACCTCAGCCATTGTAAATAATGGAATTATCTATAAACCGCATGTGGTCAAAGAAGTCCGGAACGCCGTATCAAACCGCATTGAAAAGGAAATCACTCCCGAAGTGGTTCGAACACTGGATATTGACCCCCTGGTATTTTCTCAGTTGCGCCAAGGTTTGAGGTATGCCATTACTGATGGAACACCAACATCAGTTATAACCACCGATGCTCTACAGGTTGCGGGAAAAACAGGAACAGGCGAAACAGGTGATGAGGATAGGAAACATTCCTGGTTTATTTCCTTCGGTCCTACGGATCCACAGCCCGGTGAACAACAATATGTTGTAGTAGTTTGGATTGATGCTAGTAATCCATGGGAGTGGTGGGCACCGAAAGCGGCGAATATCATATGGCATGGTATTGCAACCGGACAAAACTATGAAGAGTCAGTGATTGATCTGCAGCCGCTTTGGTACCTACCAGTAAACAGCGCTATGCTTTTAACACCTGGTTTCTCAGAAGATGGGTCATTATTGGAAGCAGGGTCAGACTTGCAATAA